From one Nothobranchius furzeri strain GRZ-AD chromosome 2, NfurGRZ-RIMD1, whole genome shotgun sequence genomic stretch:
- the trim54 gene encoding tripartite motif-containing protein 54: protein MGGSVNPSQTGFQRGKNRVTSTIKTKHLTNASRIFTCSPSEAMSFASGFKPPTPGSSEPGTRSKTTMENLEKQLICPVCLEMFSKPVVILPCQHNLCRGCANDVLQATNPLWQPRGSSSSGRFRCPSCRHEVVLDRHGVFGLQRNLLVENIIDIYRQQESSRSVDMKQHQQQLMCEEHGEEKINIYCLSCQTPTCSMCKVFGQHRDCEVAPLSSIYTRQKVELSDGIAVLVASNDQVQAAISQMEEICRSIEENAHRQRENLADQIDDLMATLEERKHELIGFISKHQDDKLNHVRSLISWHSDHLETAVALVETAVRSMDEPHMASFIQISDVLLERMSVVMRTWNLERLELSYESMDHFIINTDDIADSLRNMDFCSCM, encoded by the exons ATGGGAGGGTCCGTAAATCCGAGCCAGACGGGCTTTCAGAGGGGGAAGAATAGAGTCACATCTACAATAAAAACCAAACATCTCACAAACGCCAGCAGAATCTTTACCTGTTCGCCATCTGAGGCAATGAGCTTTGCTTCTGGGTTCAAACCTCCAACACCTGGAAGTTCTGAGCCCGGTACCCGTAGCAAAACCACGATGGAGAACCTGGAGAAACAGCTGATCTGCCCCGTGTGCTTGGAGATGTTCTCTAAACCTGTGGTGATCCTGCCCTGCCAGCATAACCTGTGTCGTGGGTGTGCCAACGACGTCCTGCAG GCCACCAACCCTCTGTGGCAGCCTCGAGGCTCCTCCAGCAGCGGACGCTTCCGCTGTCCATCATGCCGTCATGAGGTGGTCCTGGACCGCCACGGGGTCTTCGGCCTGCAGAGGAACCTGCTGGTGGAGAACATCATCGACATCTACAGACAACAGGAGTCCTCcag GTCTGTGGACATGAAACAGCACCAGCAGCAGCTGATGTGTGAAGAACACGGAGAGGAGAAGATCAACATCTACTGCCTGTCCTGCCAGACACCCACCTGCTCCATGTGCAAAGTGTTCGGACAACACAGGGACTGCGAGGTGGCCCCGCTCAGCAGCATCTACACGAGACAGAAG GTGGAGCTGAGTGACGGGATTGCTGTCTTGGTTGCCAGTAACGACCAAGTCCAGGCGGCCATCTCTCAGATGGAGGAAATCTGCCGCAGCATCGAG GAGAATGCTCACAGACAGAGGGAGAACCTGGCTGACCAAATCGACGACCTGATGGCAACGTTGGAGGAGAGAAAGCACGAGCTGATTGGATTCATCAGCAAACATCAGGATGACAAACTGAATCATGTGCGATCCCTCATCAGCTGGCACAGCGACCACCTGGAGACCGCCGTAGCACTGGTGGAGACGGCCGTTCGATCCATGGACGAGCCTCACATGGCTTCGTTCATCCAG ATCTCCGATGTCCTGCTGGAACG GATGTCAGTGGTGATGAGAACCTGGAACCTTGAGCGCCTGGAGCTCAGTTACGAGAGCATGGACCACTTCATCATCAACACGGACGACATCGCAGACTCACTGAGAAACATGGACTTCTGCTCCTGCATGTAA
- the uts1 gene encoding urotensin 1 — protein MKSVPLLLLLFSVLLSSHLRPAAGRPRFLPGRLDGSGRLQAQQLDGMLLKADADGTASEFLGDNVLRILQRRDPDHLHLLPEEEGEEEALRAVAQLLKRSEEPPLSIDLTFHLLRNMIQMAKMESQREQAQLNRKVLDEVGK, from the coding sequence ATGAAGTCTGtccccctcctcctgctcctcttctCGGTCCTCCTCTCATCACACCTCCGCCCCGCCGCCGGCAGACCGCGCTTCCTCCCGGGCAGGTTGGATGGCAGCGGCCGCCTCCAGGCGCAGCAGCTGGACGGAATGCTTCTCAAAGCGGACGCAGACGGAACCGCGTCGGAATTCCTGGGCGACAACGTCCTGAggatcctccagaggagagacccgGACCACCTCCACCTGCTGCcggaggaggagggagaggaggaggcgctgagggccgTCGCGCAGCTGCTGAAGCGCAGCGAGGAGCCGCCGCTCTCTATCGACTTGACCTTCCACCTGCTGAGGAATATGATCCAGATGGCCAAGATGGAGAGCCAGCGGGAGCAGGCGCAGCTCAACCGCAAAGTCCTCGACGAGGTGGGAAAGTAA